The Cardiocondyla obscurior isolate alpha-2009 linkage group LG18, Cobs3.1, whole genome shotgun sequence region TTGATTTTTGCAGTCTTCGAAAAAAGGCGTCATAAAGAAGAGCATCTTTGCGACACCAGAAAACGTGAATGGTCGCGTAGGAATTGGTACCTGCGGTGTTAGTGGTCGAGAAATGACTAAGTTTAGTAACGGGGAGAAATGGAGGCGAGGAGCTTAAATAagttatatgtaaataaatagGTATACTGTAATTTGGTGGAAAAGATAGAGTTATTGgaattattgttatataaaagaCTGGTCACGAACGCTTCTGCGATATATGGGTGGACAAACAACAGAAATGTGTTCCCAGGATTATTGGCAATTtaagtaaagtaaaaataagGTAAGTTCCGATAATAACACCGATTTTTAAAATCCaataaaatttcgaattttttattataacaattcAAAGCGTAAccgcaataaataaatatgtttctaGATTAATACATTTTCGCGTCAACATATCTTGTTTACAATCTCATTGATAcgaataaatgtatattttaatgtgcaatatctttaaattattttttataaaaaaaaaaccgcatGAAAAAGGGAgacgagaagaaaataatattataattatacaattgtcttttattacaaatacatttattttaacccAATGTATGCAGGGCTATGTCTGATTATCCGAAGTGTGTGCATTTGTAGGAGTCTGCTCCTAGTGAATAATAAACCGTTCTGTGAATCAAGGCCAACAATAGCGGGGCAATTGTaaagtgtaaaatattatttaacctTCAACGATTTCATATAAATATCCAACTCGTCTTCAGACTCGTTTTGATCATTGCATTCATTGCACGGAAGAATCGTTTCGGGAGCCTCAGAATCAAAGtacttttcttcttcgtcttgACTTCTCAATTCTACGTTATCGTAAGCTTCATTGTCGTCCACagtgctgaaaaaaaaaaatatataataacgtAACTGTTATATCTAAACGTGAgaaataactatttttaattataaaaaaatagtaaattgacatataacattattattatattaattagcaCGACATATACCTATAATCAAAATCTCTATCTTTACCATCCAAAAAACTTTGATACATATTCGTAATAAATTCTTGtctaagtaatttaatttcttgattCGATATCTTATGCATTTTACTGTTCTGTAATTTCTTATCTCTATCCTTGTCTTTGTGTTCCTTCTCATTCAAATCTTCGCCCCATCGGCGATGCTTTTGTTTATCACAGTTTGTTTCAAATTCAATACTACTCGCGTCACTTTCCTCATCGTCGTCTGAATCATTTTCCTCTCGCACTTCGTCCTCCTCTTCCTGCTgatttttcaaatgcttttgCAATTTGTCTCTCTCGACGGTTTCCATAAGTATGTCGATATATGTTATACTTTTTGTGTCAAAGGTATCTctagttttcttttcttcctctgTTAAGTATTGCCCTACCAAGTGTTCATACAACAGCGGATTTCTTTTCATCATTTCACACTCGCTAAAATAATCTCCCTTCTCTATTAACATTTTAAGAGCCTCATATCTTCTATTTCTGATATCAATACGTCGcgtagaattattaaaatatctccgCAATCTATTTACGTGATAGACCGTCTCGTAATCTTGACTTTTACCGAAATATTCTAAATGTTCTACCTTTAAGTAATGTccaaatttagataaaaataaacattgacttttttctaacaatttttcgGCTATCGCTCGTTTCTCTTCGAACGTTAACTCAGGCTCCTCTTTCTGCTGACTTTTGAAAATCGCTTTACTGTTGGCGACATAGTTCAAAAACTTGTTCTTGAGatcatctttttcttcgtctgGCATAGAAAAGTCCACGtttcgtttattattatccTTGTTTTCGCTTGGTGCGGGATCGATTTTTACTCCTAAAGTCATATTTTCCGGCTGACTATTTGACTCTCCGATTTCATTCATTAGAGAAAGTGAAAGAAATTGTGTACATACGCCGAGTAGTTAATAATATTCGTATTGTTTGTTGCAGATATAAGATTAACCTAGGACACACAATAAGGATACATTTCCTCATACAGCGTCTATCTACGTTGTACGAGATTGTGTTTGAATgtgtaatattgttttatttagtAACACATGAGATAAACGAAATCAGTTTTAATACGCCTGGTCGGCTTTATCCGGAATGAttcattaaaacattaaaaactCGCTGAATAGTTATAATCGAAATTCTATTTCGCGCATAATACACACAGATCGTATGGGttcgttcatttttattccacGCGCGTATGCGCCACATTCAGCCATATTTGTATACCGCGGTGCACGGACAAATTAAACTCCTGTGGCGGTGCAAAGATCTACAGAGATCCGCTCCGTTTCTCTAGACTGCGTTTCCCGCCAACATGGCAGATACGTCGGCGCTCCTGTCGTTTCCCGCCAAGTTCCCGTGACAATTTCGTTATAGTGCAACCAAGTTTTTGTATGGCGGCATAGAAGTGTTTTGCTCGCGCGATATTTGGTCCGATTTCTCGTCTGACTAGACCACGATACTTCAGAATGGGGCAGTCGGACGATACTGAGGACTCGATGTACAGCCGGCACCAAGATCTTTGCCAGAAGCTGAATATGGACGCGACTGCCGCGTCCGAGGCCTGGAAATCCTATGAGACTATCCGACAGAACTATACCCTGGAGGTAGTATTTACGCACGTAATACATTCCcgataaatggaaaaatacGATATCGAGCCGCGTGATATTACGGGACACCGAATACAATGGTCCGGAGCATCATCGCTCGTTAATCGTTGACCCTTTTCCCGAGACAAAGcagagcaatttttttttccttgctaCGTTAAGAATTATTCAAAATACGACGGATGAATGATTTGGCACGTTAATTTTGAAAGAATCATCTGAAAATTCCCTCTTAATTGATTCATTTTTCGCGGTAtctgaattttttatgttacatgGATTTCAAGACCTTGCCTCACGCTTTTCACCTTGTAGAACTTATTAGTTTGCTATGAGTgctacttttttaattttatttattaatggtttatatataatatgtatatatgtgaagtattatgtttattaaggtactgattaaaaaattttttatctatatctatataaaaatttttttatctatattatcTATATTTACAGGGTGACCAGTTACATTGGATAGGTTGTGCAGTATATGTGGCATGTAGAAAATTTTCTATACCCACAGTAGGAAGGCCAGGCACTAATGTGGAAGGCAATTGTGTATCACTAACACGTCTCTTGCAATTGTGTAATCTTCCACTGATACAATTCTTTACAAAGAGCAAGTCATGGGCTGATATGGCAAACATGCCACAGGATTTTCGTGCCAggatagaaaaattagaagCCAATTTTTCAGTATCTATGGTTATATTTAAGAAGTATCAACCAATATTTGTTGATGTATTTAAAGATCCACAAGAGGATATCTCTAGACCTCCTAGGTCCAGAAGACACAGAGCAATGCCCTGTACACCCAGTAGAGTGTTTGAATTTTGCTGGACActgtttatatgtataaaaggtGCAATTCATGATATTTCGGATGATCTGGTTAACTCTTATCATCTCTTGTTAGTTTGCTGCGatcttatatataataatgctCTACTGGCTAACAGAAAAGATTTGTTAAATCCTAATTTTCAAGGTAAGTATCATTgcaattaacattaaaaagattgcaggtgtaataataattatcatagaaatatttttatcttgtattttattatttacaggtttgccGAATAATTTCAATGATGAAAATTATACTCCGCCACAGACGCcaaattgcattattaatttgctaTGCGATCGTCATGATGCAATTGCTGTTGAGGCTAAAGCTATAAAAGAGTATTgtgtgaaaaattatattaacaagCTATTTGACGAGAAAATCTTACGTGGTGATCAATTGAATTTTTCTGGTATGCTAGATGCATTGAATTTTGATAGTAATCACAAGGCCATTAACAGATCTTATGAACAACGTATGCTAAGTGTTGGAGACTTTGATGAGAGAATTTTCCtaggtaaatttatatttaaaattttgctttATATATAGTAATTAGTACAGATACAATGAACGAAATATATGCATTGTAAGCTTATAGTATGATATCTTGCATGCTTTCCGCTAACTTATTTCGCTTTTGTAAATACTtgaattgataataatttgattaagcaaaaatgtataaactACACATTTAGTAGTAATTTGTGGTTTGAATTAtgttagatttaattaaaaatttgatatgtTAATCATATACAtcgacatttatttatttattttttttatatatttttgagaGTGGTAGGAAATtatagttatttattaattgtcataagtacaattaatatactaaAGTTGTCTACGTTTATCGATGGTTAGTttagtcataaaaaaaattctagcaacctgtttaatttaagtttttttattttttatttattaattttttttaaatttttttttaaaacaaatttgtgCATTTGCTTTATAATGGTTGCTTTATAGCTGAATGGAGGAGAGTAAATTTGAACAGTGTATCAAATTCAAACATGTATGACCAAAACAGTGCTAAGCATGTCCAGTTTATTAAACATGATGTCTTACAAGGTGGGTTTGTAATATCTTGTGTGCTTTTGTTATGCAAatgattaatttcaattaatgtcTTTCCTCTACTAAtcatatatttcaaataagaaaattagtctattttcagtttttcaaattataagTATAAGTTTgacataaatgtataatttttgtttcaggcCATGACGCTAACGAGAACATTGGTTCCCCTACACAAATGATGAACATTGAAGAAATTCATGAAcgattacaaataaaaagagagcAGCATGCTGGGGTAAAGTTTAgccaattttattacatatatttgatcGCGATAGCAATtagcaaattatattttcttgtatATAACTTCATTTTCCATAGCAGATACAATATTTGGCACCTCCTACGCCATTGACTGGACGTAAATATCTTCGATCGAAGGATATGTCTAATATTACACCAGTGACTACAGCAACTCAAAGTGTTATTAAGTTACAAGCCTTAATAGCTGGACAATCTGCTCCAAGTGAAAGCCTATTACAGATGCTGAACAACTGTTCTCAAGACGTTAAGTCTTCCCTTGAAGCAAAAGTTAAACAGATTGGTGAACTGTTTTGCGCaaactataataataataatataaatattattaaagtaactGATGGTACAGCTTCTGACTTCGGAAAGAAACGTCTTGTCATGGGACAAACTTTGTTTTACAAGCTTTTAGAAATGATTCTAAACGATGAGAAACGCAAAAAGCCAAATGACGACATAACTGTAAGTTATACAAGTAATGataattatagataaaaaatttattaaagcagcatatttaaatgttaataattatttgttacagaatcTTCTTTTGAATGAAGTTTTTATCCAGTGCCTTTTTGCCTGTTGTCTTGAAATAgttatatattcatataaaagCAACGATAAGATATTTCCTTGGATATTAAAAGCTCTGAATTTGGACGcttactatttttataaagtcaTAGAAAT contains the following coding sequences:
- the LOC139109679 gene encoding coiled-coil domain-containing protein 97-like isoform X2; protein product: MNEIGESNSQPENMTLGVKIDPAPSENKDNNKRNVDFSMPDEEKDDLKNKFLNYVANSKAIFKSQQKEEPELTFEEKRAIAEKLLEKSQCLFLSKFGHYLKVEHLEYFGKSQDYETVYHVNRLRRYFNNSTRRIDIRNRRYEALKMLIEKGDYFSECEMMKRNPLLYEHLVGQYLTEEEKKTRDTFDTKSITYIDILMETVERDKLQKHLKNQQEEEDEVREENDSDDDEESDASSIEFETNCDKQKHRRWGEDLNEKEHKDKDRDKKLQNSKMHKISNQEIKLLRQEFITNMYQSFLDGKDRDFDYSTVDDNEAYDNVELRSQDEEEKYFDSEAPETILPCNECNDQNESEDELDIYMKSLKEQTPTNAHTSDNQT
- the LOC139109679 gene encoding coiled-coil domain-containing protein 97-like isoform X1, translating into MRKCILIVCPRLILYLQQTIRILLTTRRVKIDPAPSENKDNNKRNVDFSMPDEEKDDLKNKFLNYVANSKAIFKSQQKEEPELTFEEKRAIAEKLLEKSQCLFLSKFGHYLKVEHLEYFGKSQDYETVYHVNRLRRYFNNSTRRIDIRNRRYEALKMLIEKGDYFSECEMMKRNPLLYEHLVGQYLTEEEKKTRDTFDTKSITYIDILMETVERDKLQKHLKNQQEEEDEVREENDSDDDEESDASSIEFETNCDKQKHRRWGEDLNEKEHKDKDRDKKLQNSKMHKISNQEIKLLRQEFITNMYQSFLDGKDRDFDYSTVDDNEAYDNVELRSQDEEEKYFDSEAPETILPCNECNDQNESEDELDIYMKSLKEQTPTNAHTSDNQT
- the LOC139109674 gene encoding retinoblastoma-like protein 1 isoform X1 codes for the protein MGQSDDTEDSMYSRHQDLCQKLNMDATAASEAWKSYETIRQNYTLEGDQLHWIGCAVYVACRKFSIPTVGRPGTNVEGNCVSLTRLLQLCNLPLIQFFTKSKSWADMANMPQDFRARIEKLEANFSVSMVIFKKYQPIFVDVFKDPQEDISRPPRSRRHRAMPCTPSRVFEFCWTLFICIKGAIHDISDDLVNSYHLLLVCCDLIYNNALLANRKDLLNPNFQGLPNNFNDENYTPPQTPNCIINLLCDRHDAIAVEAKAIKEYCVKNYINKLFDEKILRGDQLNFSGMLDALNFDSNHKAINRSYEQRMLSVGDFDERIFLAEWRRVNLNSVSNSNMYDQNSAKHVQFIKHDVLQGHDANENIGSPTQMMNIEEIHERLQIKREQHAGQIQYLAPPTPLTGRKYLRSKDMSNITPVTTATQSVIKLQALIAGQSAPSESLLQMLNNCSQDVKSSLEAKVKQIGELFCANYNNNNINIIKVTDGTASDFGKKRLVMGQTLFYKLLEMILNDEKRKKPNDDITNLLLNEVFIQCLFACCLEIVIYSYKSNDKIFPWILKALNLDAYYFYKVIEIIVRAEDQLSRDVVKHLNQIEEKILESLAWQSDSPLWQTIESLPDGVPSCEEVSLPGTLETIDPNTPGQPVLRRIAIDRERTHDVQSPISSASERFQSPITAPGVAKKRLFSETRVTGQSVLRVGQSVLSSNRMVLDNGQRILVVPDQIAVSKPSSSQSVNNSAQATNKDTAKPKRTGSVALFFRKFYNLACVRMQDLCHSLQIPDNDKKKIWTIFEYSIKERTTLMRDRHLDQILMCAIYVICKLIRMERNSFTEIMRCYRLQPQAESHIYRSVLIEKVSNDNDPGTSSNERSDNNIMLGENITPPTPTNMAGTSQNYNGESRGDLIKFYNTMYVPQVKEFANKFGSARGSVMNLSLSPLPKGKGAPANSPKRRVTGSIMTRTLDPRAISASPAPQLSYCFSRSPAKDLEAINKMMISVDAKKNVGKRLLSDDTDVEMTDGSSPKKTATFLTRKLENIIGERRTQNQ
- the LOC139109674 gene encoding retinoblastoma-like protein 1 isoform X2, with product MGQSDDTEDSMYSRHQDLCQKLNMDATAASEAWKSYETIRQNYTLEGDQLHWIGCAVYVACRKFSIPTVGRPGTNVEGNCVSLTRLLQLCNLPLIQFFTKSKSWADMANMPQDFRARIEKLEANFSVSMVIFKKYQPIFVDVFKDPQEDISRPPRSRRHRAMPCTPSRVFEFCWTLFICIKGAIHDISDDLVNSYHLLLVCCDLIYNNALLANRKDLLNPNFQGLPNNFNDENYTPPQTPNCIINLLCDRHDAIAVEAKAIKEYCVKNYINKLFDEKILRGDQLNFSGMLDALNFDSNHKAINRSYEQRMLSVGDFDERIFLAEWRRVNLNSVSNSNMYDQNSAKHVQFIKHDVLQGHDANENIGSPTQMMNIEEIHERLQIKREQHAGIQYLAPPTPLTGRKYLRSKDMSNITPVTTATQSVIKLQALIAGQSAPSESLLQMLNNCSQDVKSSLEAKVKQIGELFCANYNNNNINIIKVTDGTASDFGKKRLVMGQTLFYKLLEMILNDEKRKKPNDDITNLLLNEVFIQCLFACCLEIVIYSYKSNDKIFPWILKALNLDAYYFYKVIEIIVRAEDQLSRDVVKHLNQIEEKILESLAWQSDSPLWQTIESLPDGVPSCEEVSLPGTLETIDPNTPGQPVLRRIAIDRERTHDVQSPISSASERFQSPITAPGVAKKRLFSETRVTGQSVLRVGQSVLSSNRMVLDNGQRILVVPDQIAVSKPSSSQSVNNSAQATNKDTAKPKRTGSVALFFRKFYNLACVRMQDLCHSLQIPDNDKKKIWTIFEYSIKERTTLMRDRHLDQILMCAIYVICKLIRMERNSFTEIMRCYRLQPQAESHIYRSVLIEKVSNDNDPGTSSNERSDNNIMLGENITPPTPTNMAGTSQNYNGESRGDLIKFYNTMYVPQVKEFANKFGSARGSVMNLSLSPLPKGKGAPANSPKRRVTGSIMTRTLDPRAISASPAPQLSYCFSRSPAKDLEAINKMMISVDAKKNVGKRLLSDDTDVEMTDGSSPKKTATFLTRKLENIIGERRTQNQ
- the LOC139109674 gene encoding retinoblastoma-like protein 1 isoform X3 → MGQSDDTEDSMYSRHQDLCQKLNMDATAASEAWKSYETIRQNYTLEGDQLHWIGCAVYVACRKFSIPTVGRPGTNVEGNCVSLTRLLQLCNLPLIQFFTKSKSWADMANMPQDFRARIEKLEANFSVSMVIFKKYQPIFVDVFKDPQEDISRPPRSRRHRAMPCTPSRVFEFCWTLFICIKGAIHDISDDLVNSYHLLLVCCDLIYNNALLANRKDLLNPNFQGLPNNFNDENYTPPQTPNCIINLLCDRHDAIAVEAKAIKEYCVKNYINKLFDEKILRGDQLNFSGMLDALNFDSNHKAINRSYEQRMLSVGDFDERIFLGHDANENIGSPTQMMNIEEIHERLQIKREQHAGQIQYLAPPTPLTGRKYLRSKDMSNITPVTTATQSVIKLQALIAGQSAPSESLLQMLNNCSQDVKSSLEAKVKQIGELFCANYNNNNINIIKVTDGTASDFGKKRLVMGQTLFYKLLEMILNDEKRKKPNDDITNLLLNEVFIQCLFACCLEIVIYSYKSNDKIFPWILKALNLDAYYFYKVIEIIVRAEDQLSRDVVKHLNQIEEKILESLAWQSDSPLWQTIESLPDGVPSCEEVSLPGTLETIDPNTPGQPVLRRIAIDRERTHDVQSPISSASERFQSPITAPGVAKKRLFSETRVTGQSVLRVGQSVLSSNRMVLDNGQRILVVPDQIAVSKPSSSQSVNNSAQATNKDTAKPKRTGSVALFFRKFYNLACVRMQDLCHSLQIPDNDKKKIWTIFEYSIKERTTLMRDRHLDQILMCAIYVICKLIRMERNSFTEIMRCYRLQPQAESHIYRSVLIEKVSNDNDPGTSSNERSDNNIMLGENITPPTPTNMAGTSQNYNGESRGDLIKFYNTMYVPQVKEFANKFGSARGSVMNLSLSPLPKGKGAPANSPKRRVTGSIMTRTLDPRAISASPAPQLSYCFSRSPAKDLEAINKMMISVDAKKNVGKRLLSDDTDVEMTDGSSPKKTATFLTRKLENIIGERRTQNQ
- the LOC139109674 gene encoding retinoblastoma-like protein 1 isoform X4, with the protein product MGQSDDTEDSMYSRHQDLCQKLNMDATAASEAWKSYETIRQNYTLEGDQLHWIGCAVYVACRKFSIPTVGRPGTNVEGNCVSLTRLLQLCNLPLIQFFTKSKSWADMANMPQDFRARIEKLEANFSVSMVIFKKYQPIFVDVFKDPQEDISRPPRSRRHRAMPCTPSRVFEFCWTLFICIKGAIHDISDDLVNSYHLLLVCCDLIYNNALLANRKDLLNPNFQGLPNNFNDENYTPPQTPNCIINLLCDRHDAIAVEAKAIKEYCVKNYINKLFDEKILRGDQLNFSGMLDALNFDSNHKAINRSYEQRMLSVGDFDERIFLGHDANENIGSPTQMMNIEEIHERLQIKREQHAGIQYLAPPTPLTGRKYLRSKDMSNITPVTTATQSVIKLQALIAGQSAPSESLLQMLNNCSQDVKSSLEAKVKQIGELFCANYNNNNINIIKVTDGTASDFGKKRLVMGQTLFYKLLEMILNDEKRKKPNDDITNLLLNEVFIQCLFACCLEIVIYSYKSNDKIFPWILKALNLDAYYFYKVIEIIVRAEDQLSRDVVKHLNQIEEKILESLAWQSDSPLWQTIESLPDGVPSCEEVSLPGTLETIDPNTPGQPVLRRIAIDRERTHDVQSPISSASERFQSPITAPGVAKKRLFSETRVTGQSVLRVGQSVLSSNRMVLDNGQRILVVPDQIAVSKPSSSQSVNNSAQATNKDTAKPKRTGSVALFFRKFYNLACVRMQDLCHSLQIPDNDKKKIWTIFEYSIKERTTLMRDRHLDQILMCAIYVICKLIRMERNSFTEIMRCYRLQPQAESHIYRSVLIEKVSNDNDPGTSSNERSDNNIMLGENITPPTPTNMAGTSQNYNGESRGDLIKFYNTMYVPQVKEFANKFGSARGSVMNLSLSPLPKGKGAPANSPKRRVTGSIMTRTLDPRAISASPAPQLSYCFSRSPAKDLEAINKMMISVDAKKNVGKRLLSDDTDVEMTDGSSPKKTATFLTRKLENIIGERRTQNQ